A single Cryomorphaceae bacterium DNA region contains:
- a CDS encoding YfhO family protein encodes MAKKKVTKKTTKKEALSFSFLPEQLPYNSWLWILGVPALLGFLVFSPFLFGGDLYIFKDIGSDTLNLKYPNLLHLDRYLSEEGFPMAWSFYIGMGQNMYSGWHFGIEEIYHWFFGLLSGSVAERIAWLAWAKAVTISVFTFQWLRLRLTNEWIALFGGLAMAFSGYAIVGGSWYVHDAFVLNAVFVLWGLDLVWTRKMYFVLPLALYNFGVDPKLFFFFQFALLYFIVRGVELKWKPMNWAVQGASAAGLAIIGFLGNATGLLTRVTTVTNSPRMSTAATLSDDLSARPLLAVHDGGHLLTTWMRTLSNDLLGAGSDFNGWNNYLEAPLFYCGILMIFLIPQLILLGNKNEKRLWGAVLIIALLPLLFPYFRYAIYLFQGDYYKKALSLFLPLIFVLMSTKALDVIQREKSVHLIGLLSTAVVLLISLHYPYYDGRLELVSAIQGLDTMVILMLTGIFAGVHFKKLGALVPYALLLVMLIDLGFNAGYGFRQRDTMTKRELRQRVGYNDFTVEALDYIHAQDDQFFRITKDYASANSIHRSLNEGRVLGFYGTTQYSSFNQANYIRFLTKMALADSTAEVETRWAVGVERNPLLYPFAGVDYLLRQSDVVNPVLANTYSPIGTVENITIYQNQHRLPFGTFYGEALSEKTFLALGEGQREIQLYQRMVLSEEDMTSAEVPIERIPVKNMTVAQFQDVLRQRRDAGTFKLSSFGQNQIEGSLNAPTNGWLFFTIPFDEGWEATVNGTQVSPVRGQLGFTAVPVSAGENQEVVLNFVPKGSVMGGYASLAALLLWLGLVFVDFRKTRASVEAAQPEEEEA; translated from the coding sequence ATGGCCAAGAAGAAAGTGACAAAGAAGACGACCAAGAAGGAAGCCTTGAGCTTTTCTTTCTTGCCCGAACAACTACCCTACAATTCGTGGCTTTGGATTTTAGGAGTTCCAGCGCTTTTGGGTTTCTTGGTGTTCTCTCCATTTCTATTCGGAGGAGACCTCTATATTTTTAAGGACATTGGGAGCGATACTTTGAACCTCAAGTATCCCAACCTTTTGCATTTGGATCGATATCTGAGTGAAGAAGGATTTCCGATGGCGTGGTCCTTTTACATCGGAATGGGTCAGAACATGTACTCCGGTTGGCACTTCGGAATTGAAGAAATCTATCATTGGTTTTTTGGATTGCTATCGGGGTCGGTAGCGGAGAGAATTGCATGGTTGGCTTGGGCTAAGGCTGTGACCATATCTGTTTTCACTTTTCAATGGCTGCGCCTTCGCTTGACCAATGAATGGATTGCCTTATTCGGAGGATTGGCGATGGCGTTTAGCGGTTACGCCATTGTGGGAGGGTCTTGGTATGTTCACGACGCTTTTGTGCTCAATGCCGTTTTTGTTCTATGGGGTCTTGACCTCGTATGGACCCGTAAGATGTATTTCGTTCTCCCCTTGGCCTTGTACAACTTTGGTGTAGATCCGAAGCTCTTTTTCTTCTTCCAATTTGCCTTACTCTACTTCATTGTCCGCGGGGTAGAGCTCAAGTGGAAGCCGATGAATTGGGCGGTTCAAGGCGCTTCAGCGGCCGGATTGGCTATTATTGGGTTTCTGGGTAATGCTACAGGCCTATTGACGCGTGTGACGACCGTAACCAACAGTCCGCGTATGTCAACTGCGGCCACTCTTTCCGATGACCTGAGTGCCCGCCCGCTCTTGGCGGTTCACGATGGAGGCCACCTGCTGACGACTTGGATGAGGACTTTGAGCAATGACTTGTTGGGAGCCGGAAGCGATTTCAACGGCTGGAACAACTACCTCGAGGCACCGCTTTTCTACTGCGGAATACTCATGATCTTCCTTATTCCTCAATTGATTCTTCTGGGTAACAAGAATGAAAAACGACTTTGGGGAGCTGTATTGATCATTGCCCTTTTGCCTTTGCTTTTCCCTTATTTCCGCTACGCCATCTACCTTTTCCAAGGAGACTACTATAAGAAGGCCTTAAGCCTGTTCTTGCCATTGATTTTTGTCTTAATGAGTACAAAAGCCTTGGATGTGATACAAAGGGAAAAGAGCGTTCATCTCATAGGTCTTTTATCGACTGCCGTGGTCCTGCTTATTTCACTTCATTATCCCTACTACGACGGTCGTCTTGAATTGGTATCCGCCATTCAAGGGCTTGACACTATGGTGATTCTCATGCTCACGGGAATCTTCGCGGGTGTACACTTTAAAAAGCTCGGAGCCCTTGTTCCATATGCCCTGTTGCTCGTCATGCTTATTGACCTTGGATTCAACGCGGGTTACGGTTTCCGTCAAAGAGATACCATGACCAAGAGAGAACTCCGTCAACGGGTTGGGTACAACGATTTTACCGTTGAAGCCCTGGACTACATACACGCGCAGGACGATCAATTCTTTCGGATCACCAAAGACTACGCCAGCGCCAACAGCATTCACCGTTCTCTAAATGAAGGTCGTGTACTCGGGTTCTACGGGACCACTCAGTATTCCAGCTTTAATCAGGCCAACTACATCCGATTCCTGACCAAGATGGCCCTCGCTGACTCTACTGCTGAAGTTGAGACTAGATGGGCAGTAGGAGTGGAGCGAAATCCTCTTTTATATCCTTTTGCTGGGGTGGACTATTTGTTGCGCCAGTCCGATGTCGTGAACCCCGTTTTGGCCAACACCTACAGTCCAATCGGGACCGTTGAAAACATCACCATTTACCAGAATCAGCATCGCCTGCCCTTCGGGACTTTTTACGGTGAAGCCCTTTCGGAAAAAACCTTCTTGGCCCTTGGAGAAGGCCAGAGGGAGATTCAGTTGTACCAGCGAATGGTGCTGTCTGAAGAGGACATGACGAGCGCTGAAGTACCAATAGAGCGTATTCCGGTCAAGAACATGACCGTAGCTCAGTTTCAGGATGTTTTGCGCCAACGGCGCGATGCAGGCACCTTCAAGCTTTCATCCTTTGGCCAGAATCAAATCGAAGGGAGCTTGAACGCCCCGACCAACGGATGGCTCTTCTTCACGATACCTTTTGACGAAGGTTGGGAAGCTACCGTTAATGGTACTCAAGTGTCGCCCGTTCGAGGTCAACTCGGTTTCACCGCTGTTCCCGTGAGCGCTGGCGAAAACCAAGAGGTCGTCTTGAATTTTGTTCCGAAAGGATCGGTCATGGGAGGATACGCTTCACTGGCAGCCTTGCTCTTGTGGCTAGGGTTGGTCTTCGTTGATTTTCGAAAGACTCGCGCTTCAGTGGAAGCCGCTCAACCTGAAGAGGAAGAGGCATGA
- a CDS encoding sulfotransferase, with translation MSARERIKALKRRAEDAQKTVGFAIRPPEKRTGPFPDFLCIGAQKSGTTWLQDCLIHHPDIFLPPEKEVHFFDWKYYRSYDWYQKKFSTAGERLIGEITPGYSTIAKHRIQHIARFNPSAKIIFLLRNPIERAWSHSKMVLCKIQGRPFESISDDQWKAHFDGFKSTKRGSYTEVYQDWARVFGNDRVFVGFYEQIVSDPEGLLREIMQFLEVSVDIDTQKMPFGKRSNVGLQAEIPPQLRPYLQAKYKDEIEACCALFGKGACNWS, from the coding sequence ATGAGTGCCCGGGAGCGTATTAAAGCCCTGAAAAGGCGTGCTGAGGACGCTCAAAAAACAGTGGGTTTTGCGATAAGACCCCCAGAAAAAAGAACCGGTCCGTTTCCCGATTTCCTTTGCATAGGTGCACAGAAATCTGGAACGACGTGGCTTCAAGATTGCCTCATTCATCATCCCGATATTTTTCTTCCTCCCGAGAAAGAAGTTCACTTCTTCGATTGGAAGTACTATCGCTCTTACGATTGGTATCAGAAGAAGTTCTCGACGGCAGGGGAGAGGCTTATTGGAGAGATCACACCCGGGTATTCGACCATCGCCAAGCACCGCATTCAGCACATTGCTCGCTTTAATCCGTCCGCGAAGATTATTTTCCTCCTGCGCAATCCCATTGAACGGGCTTGGTCCCACTCGAAAATGGTTCTCTGTAAAATTCAGGGTCGTCCTTTCGAGTCCATTTCCGATGATCAATGGAAGGCTCATTTTGATGGATTTAAGTCAACAAAACGAGGTTCCTATACCGAGGTGTATCAGGATTGGGCGCGCGTTTTCGGGAATGATCGTGTGTTTGTCGGATTCTATGAGCAGATTGTTTCGGATCCTGAAGGATTGCTTCGAGAAATCATGCAATTCCTTGAAGTCTCTGTTGATATAGATACGCAGAAAATGCCATTCGGTAAACGCTCAAACGTTGGCCTCCAGGCCGAAATTCCTCCGCAACTGAGGCCTTACCTTCAGGCCAAGTACAAAGACGAAATTGAAGCGTGTTGTGCGCTCTTTGGTAAAGGCGCTTGCAATTGGTCTTAA
- a CDS encoding GTP-binding protein, with protein sequence METNGYLDMELLRFTTAGSVDDGKSTLIGRLLYDSKSIFQDQIEAVEASSKTRGLDHVDLSLFTDGLKDEREQGITIDVAYRYFATPKRKFIIADTPGHIQYTRNMVTGASTANLALILVDARKGVIEQTCRHSFIASLLKIPHVILCINKMDLVDYDEAQYNKIVQEFKDFSAKLEIGDIRFIPISALHGDNVVNRSEKMPWYNGSTLLNTLETIHIGSDHNHIDVRFPVQTVIRPHSDEYHDFRGYAGRVAGGIMKPGDDVITLPSGFTSIVDKIYDGDREVEEAFAPMSVTVTLKDDIDISRGDMICRVNNQPEPTQDLDVMICWFNSKPMINGGKYGIRHTSTDARAMVKDIVYKVDINTLHRDEEDNTIGMNDIARIRLRTTKPLLADSYRKNRNTGSIILVDEGTNETVAAGMII encoded by the coding sequence ATGGAAACGAACGGTTATTTGGATATGGAATTGTTGCGCTTCACCACTGCGGGAAGCGTAGATGACGGTAAATCGACTTTGATTGGTCGTTTGCTGTACGATTCAAAAAGTATTTTTCAAGATCAAATTGAAGCGGTAGAAGCGAGCTCAAAGACGCGTGGTTTGGACCATGTGGACTTGAGTCTTTTCACCGATGGGTTAAAGGATGAGCGCGAGCAGGGGATTACGATTGACGTAGCTTATCGCTACTTCGCAACGCCCAAGCGTAAGTTCATTATTGCCGATACTCCGGGACATATTCAGTATACCCGAAACATGGTGACTGGGGCCTCTACGGCGAACCTGGCCTTGATTTTGGTCGATGCGCGCAAAGGGGTAATTGAGCAGACCTGCCGTCACAGCTTTATCGCGAGTCTATTGAAGATTCCTCATGTGATCTTGTGCATCAACAAGATGGACCTCGTGGATTACGACGAGGCGCAGTACAATAAGATTGTGCAGGAATTCAAGGACTTCAGCGCCAAGTTGGAGATCGGAGATATTCGTTTCATTCCGATTTCAGCATTGCACGGAGATAATGTGGTGAACCGTTCGGAAAAGATGCCTTGGTACAATGGATCAACGCTTTTGAACACCTTGGAAACCATTCACATTGGATCGGACCACAACCACATTGACGTGCGCTTCCCAGTGCAAACCGTAATTCGTCCACACAGTGATGAGTACCATGATTTCCGTGGGTATGCAGGTCGTGTTGCCGGAGGAATCATGAAACCAGGGGATGATGTCATTACCTTGCCCAGCGGATTTACGAGCATCGTAGACAAGATTTACGACGGAGATCGCGAGGTCGAAGAGGCCTTTGCGCCGATGAGCGTTACGGTGACCTTGAAAGATGATATCGACATTTCTCGCGGTGATATGATTTGCCGAGTCAACAACCAGCCCGAGCCCACACAGGACTTGGACGTGATGATTTGCTGGTTCAACAGTAAGCCCATGATCAACGGAGGTAAATATGGCATTCGCCACACCTCTACCGATGCCCGCGCTATGGTGAAGGACATCGTGTACAAGGTGGACATCAACACCTTGCATCGGGATGAAGAGGACAATACGATCGGTATGAATGACATTGCCCGAATTCGTTTGCGCACGACCAAGCCATTGTTGGCGGATAGCTATCGAAAGAATCGAAATACTGGGAGCATCATCCTAGTCGATGAAGGGACTAATGAGACCGTTGCGGCGGGGATGATTATTTGA